One segment of Microbacterium arborescens DNA contains the following:
- a CDS encoding carbohydrate ABC transporter permease → MTATITPDASAPTAGAPGAPRPRKRVFGRYRLAPFIFTVGTAALFALFFLWPGVLGLSYSLTDFRGWGDAEFVGLANYVELMTDPGFYGALARTFVFTLFAVPLSYALSLAMAVAINAVWARGKTAARIIFFLPWLVSPIVTGVIWRWMFGESFGFVNFIIRTLGGEGVPWSSNADLSLLVVIVASSWGGAAFNMLLFVAALNNVPKSYYEAAELDGANGWQRFRNITLPSIAPTSVLVILLSTLGHMKEFALIQSLNGGGPGTQNRLIVQYIYETGFKQSEIGYASAASMVLLVILMIIAVIQLRISRRSNNAW, encoded by the coding sequence ATGACTGCAACCATCACGCCGGACGCCTCCGCCCCCACGGCGGGGGCGCCCGGCGCGCCCCGTCCCCGCAAGCGCGTCTTCGGGCGCTACCGGCTCGCGCCGTTCATCTTCACGGTGGGAACCGCCGCGCTGTTCGCGCTGTTCTTCCTGTGGCCGGGTGTGCTCGGGCTCTCGTACTCGCTGACGGACTTCCGCGGCTGGGGCGACGCCGAGTTCGTCGGCCTCGCCAACTACGTCGAGCTGATGACCGATCCGGGCTTCTACGGCGCGCTGGCCCGCACGTTCGTCTTCACGCTGTTCGCGGTTCCTCTCAGCTACGCGCTCTCGCTCGCGATGGCGGTCGCCATCAACGCGGTGTGGGCACGAGGCAAGACGGCCGCCCGCATCATCTTCTTCCTGCCCTGGCTCGTCTCCCCCATCGTCACCGGTGTCATCTGGCGCTGGATGTTCGGCGAGAGCTTCGGCTTCGTGAACTTCATCATCCGCACCCTCGGCGGCGAAGGTGTGCCGTGGTCGTCGAACGCCGACCTGTCGCTGCTCGTCGTGATCGTGGCGTCTTCCTGGGGCGGAGCGGCCTTCAACATGCTCCTGTTCGTCGCCGCGCTCAACAACGTGCCGAAGTCGTACTACGAGGCGGCGGAGCTCGACGGCGCGAACGGGTGGCAGCGGTTCCGCAACATCACCCTGCCCTCGATCGCCCCGACCTCGGTGCTCGTGATCCTCCTGTCGACCCTCGGGCACATGAAGGAGTTCGCGCTCATCCAATCCCTCAACGGCGGCGGCCCCGGCACCCAGAACCGCCTGATCGTGCAGTACATCTACGAGACCGGCTTCAAGCAATCCGAGATCGGCTACGCCAGCGCGGCGTCCATGGTCCTCCTGGTGATCCTCATGATCATCGCCGTGATCCAGCTGCGCATCAGCCGGAGGAGCAACAACGCATGGTGA
- a CDS encoding ABC transporter substrate-binding protein, whose translation MKSSRTIRTTVLVGATIGALALAGCSSQGGGEGDQVVLQFVQSGDAAQGGGYAMLAEKYEEETGVKVNVVEVPNDDLRTRLRTASQANDLPALAAAPDADPAWTARMLDLTDIAEDAKVIPALRVEDPGDGKVKALPTTLTGVGMFINKSLWDAAGVEYPTSLDQQWTWDEYVQRANEVVEKTDAEFGAVMDSSAHRLRAFLFEFGSQGVTEQSDGTWALDAEGEKALEYFKKLNDDGFMPKAVWAAGDDPSATFKSGRVAGYMSGVWQIADFQSNITDFEWLSVPLPQQPVRSTNYGAASWIVAYDGTGVEKETLDFVKWMYQPENYRAYCEVSGCLPALEGLEVTYQDDAYAFDLYNGEIAESPEIAARQTVDGLKNSYTGLAIDSEPLKDETVKYLSGEQTLEQTVANINSISTEQMN comes from the coding sequence GTGAAGAGTTCCCGCACCATTCGCACCACCGTCCTCGTCGGAGCAACGATCGGCGCCCTCGCGCTCGCTGGCTGCTCGTCTCAGGGCGGCGGAGAGGGCGATCAGGTCGTCCTCCAGTTCGTGCAGTCGGGTGATGCCGCGCAGGGCGGCGGCTACGCGATGCTCGCCGAGAAGTACGAGGAGGAGACCGGCGTCAAGGTCAACGTCGTCGAGGTCCCCAACGACGACCTGCGCACGCGCCTGCGCACGGCGTCGCAGGCCAACGACCTCCCGGCCCTCGCCGCGGCACCCGACGCCGACCCCGCCTGGACCGCGCGCATGCTCGACCTGACCGACATCGCCGAAGACGCGAAGGTCATCCCGGCCCTGCGCGTCGAAGACCCGGGCGACGGCAAAGTGAAGGCCCTCCCGACGACACTGACCGGCGTCGGTATGTTCATCAACAAGTCGCTGTGGGATGCCGCCGGCGTGGAGTACCCGACATCCCTCGACCAGCAGTGGACGTGGGACGAGTACGTCCAGCGCGCGAACGAGGTCGTCGAGAAGACCGATGCCGAGTTCGGCGCCGTCATGGACAGCTCCGCGCACCGCCTGCGCGCCTTCCTGTTCGAATTCGGCAGCCAGGGCGTCACCGAGCAGAGCGACGGCACCTGGGCCCTCGACGCCGAGGGCGAGAAGGCCCTCGAGTACTTCAAGAAGCTCAACGACGACGGGTTCATGCCCAAGGCGGTCTGGGCTGCTGGCGACGACCCCAGCGCGACCTTCAAGAGCGGTCGCGTCGCGGGCTACATGTCGGGCGTCTGGCAGATCGCCGACTTCCAGTCGAACATCACCGACTTCGAGTGGCTGTCGGTGCCGCTGCCCCAGCAGCCGGTCCGCTCGACCAACTACGGCGCCGCCTCGTGGATCGTCGCGTACGACGGCACGGGCGTCGAGAAGGAGACGCTCGACTTCGTGAAGTGGATGTACCAGCCCGAGAACTACCGCGCATACTGCGAGGTCTCCGGCTGCCTGCCCGCCCTCGAAGGGCTCGAGGTGACCTACCAGGACGACGCGTACGCGTTCGACCTCTACAACGGCGAGATCGCCGAGTCGCCCGAGATCGCCGCTCGTCAGACCGTCGACGGTCTGAAGAACAGCTACACCGGCCTCGCGATCGACAGCGAGCCGCTGAAGGACGAGACGGTCAAGTACCTCAGTGGCGAGCAGACGCTCGAGCAGACCGTGGCGAACATCAACTCCATCTCCACCGAACAGATGAACTGA
- a CDS encoding alpha-N-arabinofuranosidase translates to MSTHGSLDPQAVLTVVDRRIFGGFVEHLGRHIYDGIHEPGHPTAGPDGFRRDVVDLVRELGVSTIRYPGGNFVSGYRWEDGVGPREERPRRLDLAWHSTETNEVGLHEFSDWLELVGSDLMLAVNLGTRGTQEALDLLEYANVDADTAWTRKRAEHGRPEPLGVRMWCLGNEMDGPWQLGHRNADDYGKLASRTAKAMRMMQPDLELVVCGSSGSGMPTFGSWERTVLEHTFEDVDFISCHSYYQERGGDAQEFLASGVDMARFIESVVAIADSVAATKRSDKRIMISFDEWNVWYLFDENGEQDDKPEEAGWPVAPRLLEDRYHALDAVVFGDLLITLLQHSDRVRSASLAQLVNVIAPIMTEPGGPAWRQTTFFPFSITSRLTGERVVRVPLDGTTVTSSRFGEIPALNAVATVGEQGTSVFVVNRSVGEAATLRLDVSALIAELGREPRIVESHLLHDDDMYAANTLDDPERVGVVPLEDAVIRDGILEIPLPPVSWAALLLA, encoded by the coding sequence ATGAGCACCCACGGATCCCTCGATCCCCAAGCCGTCCTCACCGTCGTCGATCGGCGCATCTTCGGGGGCTTCGTCGAGCACCTCGGGCGCCACATCTACGACGGCATCCACGAGCCCGGTCACCCGACCGCGGGCCCCGACGGCTTCCGCCGCGACGTGGTCGATCTCGTGCGCGAACTCGGGGTCTCGACGATCCGGTATCCCGGTGGCAACTTCGTCTCGGGCTATCGCTGGGAAGACGGCGTCGGTCCACGCGAAGAGCGTCCGCGGCGCCTCGACCTCGCGTGGCACTCGACCGAGACCAACGAGGTCGGGCTCCACGAGTTCTCGGACTGGCTCGAGCTCGTCGGCAGCGACCTCATGCTCGCGGTGAACCTCGGCACGCGCGGTACCCAGGAGGCGTTGGATCTCCTCGAATACGCCAACGTCGACGCCGACACCGCTTGGACCCGGAAGCGGGCGGAGCACGGTCGCCCCGAACCCCTCGGCGTGCGGATGTGGTGCCTGGGCAACGAGATGGACGGGCCGTGGCAGCTCGGTCACCGCAACGCCGACGACTACGGCAAGCTCGCTTCCCGCACCGCCAAGGCGATGCGGATGATGCAGCCCGACCTCGAGCTGGTCGTCTGCGGCTCGTCGGGGAGCGGAATGCCGACCTTCGGGTCGTGGGAGCGCACGGTGCTCGAGCACACCTTCGAGGACGTCGACTTCATCTCCTGCCACTCCTACTACCAGGAGCGCGGCGGCGACGCCCAGGAGTTCCTCGCCTCCGGCGTCGACATGGCGCGCTTCATCGAGTCGGTCGTCGCGATCGCCGACTCGGTCGCCGCGACCAAGCGCAGCGACAAGCGCATCATGATCTCGTTCGACGAGTGGAACGTCTGGTACCTCTTCGACGAGAACGGCGAGCAGGACGACAAGCCGGAGGAGGCGGGCTGGCCCGTCGCGCCCCGTCTGCTCGAAGACCGGTACCACGCGCTGGATGCCGTCGTCTTCGGTGACCTGCTGATCACGCTGCTGCAGCACTCCGACCGGGTGCGCTCGGCGTCCCTCGCGCAGCTCGTCAACGTCATCGCACCGATCATGACGGAGCCCGGCGGGCCGGCCTGGCGCCAGACGACGTTCTTCCCGTTCTCGATCACCTCGCGCCTCACGGGCGAGCGGGTGGTGCGTGTTCCGCTCGACGGTACGACCGTGACGAGCTCGCGCTTCGGGGAGATCCCCGCGCTCAACGCCGTCGCCACGGTCGGCGAGCAGGGGACGAGCGTCTTCGTCGTCAACCGTTCCGTCGGCGAGGCGGCGACCCTCCGTCTCGATGTCTCCGCGCTGATCGCGGAGCTGGGCCGCGAGCCGCGCATCGTCGAGTCGCACCTGCTGCACGACGACGACATGTACGCCGCGAACACCCTCGACGACCCGGAGCGGGTCGGGGTCGTGCCGCTCGAGGATGCCGTCATCCGCGACGGCATCCTCGAGATCCCCCTTCCGCCCGTGAGCTGGGCCGCCCTGCTGCTGGCCTGA
- a CDS encoding glycoside hydrolase family 2 TIM barrel-domain containing protein produces the protein MSAPVFDIARIGPGEGSEPPRTRLRSDAPAQPLDGTWQFRVSASVLDIPDDTWLDGTAGVWSELVVPGHWNLNGFGLPAYSNVQFPFPIDPPHPPDHNPIGDYRRAFSLDPGLAAAAAVPGSRILLRFDGIESAADVFLNGERLGSTRGSRLTHEFDVTGIVRPAGNVIGVRVAKFSDATYLENQDMWWLPGIFRSVELLARPSGGIDDAFVTADYDPATGRGELAVRVAAEGDVGVRIHELGIDTVVRGTGPGTVDTALAPALVEAGEVSPWSAETPRLYDVVLSTAAERVSLRVGFRRVASADGILTVNGRPVTLRGVNRHEHDPEHGRVHSEALARHDIELMKQHNINAVRTSHYPPHPDFLDLADEYGLYLIDECDLETHEYEYVEWRGNPSTDPAWREAFLDRIRRTVTRDRNHPSVILWSLGNESGAGSNITAMADWVRGHDPSRLIHYEGDWSSRDVDVYSRMYPSHEEVRRIGEEALHPAAFDATADEVRRRGLPFILCEFGHAMGNSPGGVKEYWELVERYPRIAGAFVWEWVEHGIAVRDETGRRLIRYGGDFGESVHDHNFVIDGLVSADRELRPGLVDYAAIIAPVVFEIAADRRAAAVINRYDHIDLSHLRVRWRRERDGAVIAQGELEIAAAPRQRVVVELPPEARDDRAAPEVADVLTLEAALRDETSWASPGHVVARGQHVRAGAPAREDGVAPAAHLFDRRARPLVLGTARVVDPPRLGIWRAPTDNDRAAGWDEPDLPPYAERWATARMDRMLTRLRGTERDDLALTAWTRDGTPSYDAAIDAVWAWRAVEDGMLLHLDIEPHGPWEVDWARLGIDLALEGAPVGLDFAGYGPGPSYPDTDSGVHFGWHRVGAPDLVTPHVRPQESGSRRGVRDATIRTETGDVRVRVLQGGSTDAGVAITVSPWDRRTLADTTHASLLPAPTATHLSIDIAQSGVGTATCGPGVLPRYRVPAFAASVRLLFSPA, from the coding sequence ATGAGCGCGCCGGTCTTCGACATCGCTCGCATCGGCCCCGGCGAGGGATCGGAGCCGCCGCGGACACGGCTGCGATCGGACGCTCCCGCGCAACCTCTCGACGGCACGTGGCAGTTCCGTGTGAGCGCCTCGGTTCTCGACATCCCGGATGACACGTGGCTCGACGGAACGGCCGGGGTGTGGTCGGAGCTCGTGGTCCCGGGGCACTGGAACCTCAACGGTTTCGGGCTGCCCGCCTACTCGAACGTGCAGTTCCCGTTCCCGATCGATCCGCCGCATCCCCCCGACCACAACCCGATCGGCGACTACCGCCGCGCGTTCTCGCTCGACCCCGGACTCGCGGCGGCCGCCGCCGTTCCGGGCTCGCGGATCCTGCTGCGGTTCGACGGCATCGAGTCGGCGGCAGACGTGTTCCTCAACGGTGAGCGTCTCGGCTCGACGCGGGGAAGCCGGCTGACGCACGAGTTCGACGTGACGGGCATCGTCCGCCCTGCCGGCAACGTCATCGGAGTGCGCGTGGCGAAGTTCTCGGATGCGACGTACCTCGAGAACCAGGACATGTGGTGGCTGCCGGGCATCTTCCGCAGTGTCGAACTGCTCGCGCGTCCGTCGGGCGGCATCGACGACGCCTTCGTCACGGCCGACTACGACCCCGCCACGGGCCGCGGCGAGCTGGCCGTGCGCGTTGCCGCCGAGGGCGACGTCGGCGTCCGGATCCACGAGCTCGGCATCGACACGGTCGTCCGCGGCACCGGTCCCGGAACCGTCGACACCGCGCTCGCCCCCGCGCTCGTCGAGGCCGGCGAGGTCTCGCCGTGGTCCGCCGAGACGCCGCGCCTGTACGACGTCGTCCTGAGCACCGCCGCCGAACGCGTCTCGCTGCGCGTCGGATTCCGGCGCGTGGCGTCGGCCGACGGCATCCTGACCGTCAACGGTCGCCCCGTCACACTGCGGGGCGTCAATCGGCACGAGCACGATCCGGAGCACGGACGGGTGCACTCCGAAGCACTGGCCCGCCACGACATCGAGCTGATGAAGCAGCACAACATCAACGCGGTACGAACCTCGCACTATCCCCCGCACCCCGACTTCCTCGATCTCGCGGACGAGTACGGGCTCTACCTCATCGACGAGTGCGACCTCGAGACCCACGAGTACGAGTACGTCGAGTGGCGTGGGAACCCCAGCACGGACCCTGCGTGGCGCGAGGCGTTCCTCGACCGCATCCGCCGCACCGTGACCCGCGACCGGAATCACCCCAGCGTCATCCTGTGGTCGCTGGGGAACGAGTCCGGTGCCGGCTCGAACATCACCGCGATGGCCGATTGGGTGCGCGGCCACGATCCGTCGCGGCTCATCCACTACGAGGGCGATTGGTCCAGCCGCGACGTCGACGTCTACTCGCGCATGTACCCCTCGCACGAGGAAGTCCGACGGATCGGCGAGGAGGCGCTGCATCCCGCCGCATTCGACGCGACCGCCGACGAAGTGCGCCGGCGCGGACTGCCGTTCATCCTGTGCGAGTTCGGGCACGCGATGGGCAACAGCCCCGGCGGTGTGAAGGAGTATTGGGAGCTCGTCGAGCGGTACCCCCGCATCGCCGGAGCGTTCGTGTGGGAGTGGGTCGAGCACGGCATCGCCGTTCGCGACGAGACCGGGCGCCGCCTCATCCGATACGGCGGCGACTTCGGCGAGTCGGTGCACGACCACAACTTCGTCATCGACGGGCTCGTCAGCGCCGACCGCGAGCTGCGCCCGGGCCTCGTCGACTATGCGGCGATCATCGCGCCGGTCGTGTTCGAGATCGCCGCCGACCGGCGCGCGGCCGCCGTGATCAATCGCTACGACCACATCGATCTGTCGCACCTGCGTGTGCGCTGGCGACGCGAGCGCGACGGGGCGGTCATCGCCCAGGGCGAGCTGGAGATCGCGGCGGCCCCGCGTCAACGCGTGGTGGTCGAGCTTCCCCCGGAAGCCCGGGACGACCGCGCCGCTCCGGAGGTCGCCGATGTCCTCACCCTCGAAGCGGCGCTGCGCGACGAGACCTCATGGGCGTCGCCCGGCCACGTCGTCGCCCGCGGACAGCACGTGCGCGCCGGCGCACCGGCGCGGGAGGACGGGGTCGCGCCGGCCGCACACCTCTTCGACCGACGCGCCCGGCCGCTCGTCCTCGGCACCGCCCGCGTGGTCGACCCGCCGCGCCTGGGTATCTGGCGCGCGCCCACCGACAACGACCGCGCTGCGGGCTGGGACGAGCCCGACCTGCCGCCCTACGCCGAGCGCTGGGCGACCGCACGGATGGACCGGATGCTGACCCGTCTGCGCGGAACGGAGCGCGATGACCTCGCGCTCACCGCGTGGACCCGCGACGGCACGCCGTCGTACGACGCGGCGATCGACGCGGTCTGGGCGTGGCGCGCGGTCGAGGACGGGATGCTGCTGCACCTGGACATCGAGCCGCACGGCCCGTGGGAGGTCGACTGGGCACGGCTCGGCATCGACCTCGCCCTGGAGGGGGCGCCGGTCGGTCTCGACTTCGCGGGATACGGGCCGGGGCCGAGCTACCCGGACACCGACTCGGGCGTCCACTTCGGGTGGCATCGCGTGGGCGCGCCCGACCTCGTCACCCCGCACGTCCGCCCGCAGGAGAGCGGCTCGCGACGGGGTGTCCGCGACGCGACGATCCGCACCGAGACGGGAGACGTGCGGGTTCGCGTGCTCCAGGGCGGCAGCACGGATGCCGGCGTCGCCATCACGGTGTCGCCGTGGGATCGGCGCACCCTGGCCGACACGACGCACGCATCCCTTCTGCCCGCGCCCACGGCGACCCACCTCTCGATCGACATCGCGCAGTCGGGTGTCGGCACGGCGACCTGCGGCCCCGGAGTGCTCCCCCGATACCGTGTCCCCGCCTTCGCGGCATCCGTGCGCCTGTTGTTCAGCCCCGCCTGA
- a CDS encoding glucosamine-6-phosphate deaminase yields MRIIVSPDPVATGASAAHAVASAADHRPDLVLGVATGSSPQPLYRSLAILVRAGLDLSSATAFALDEYAGLAPEHPQSYHSVIARDVTAPLRLDPDSVHVPDGAAADADAAAGAYERAITRAGGVDLQILGIGTNGHIGFNEPGSPADSRTRIVDLTARTIADNSRFFPDPAEPVPTRALTQGVGTILAARRIVLVATGEHKAEAVARAVAGPVTAAVPASFLQRHPDVTFFLDETAASRLSPTVRVQPVNA; encoded by the coding sequence GTGAGGATCATCGTCTCCCCCGACCCCGTCGCGACCGGCGCGTCCGCCGCGCACGCGGTCGCTTCCGCGGCCGACCACCGCCCGGACCTCGTGCTCGGCGTCGCGACCGGCTCATCGCCCCAGCCGCTCTACCGGTCGCTCGCCATCCTCGTTCGCGCCGGGCTCGACCTGTCGTCGGCCACGGCCTTCGCGCTCGACGAGTACGCCGGCCTCGCTCCGGAGCACCCGCAGAGCTACCACTCCGTCATCGCCCGCGATGTGACCGCCCCGCTGCGCCTCGACCCCGACAGCGTGCACGTACCCGACGGCGCGGCAGCGGATGCCGACGCGGCGGCCGGGGCCTATGAGCGTGCCATCACACGGGCAGGCGGCGTCGACCTGCAGATCCTCGGCATCGGGACCAACGGGCACATCGGGTTCAACGAACCCGGGTCCCCCGCCGACTCCCGGACGCGCATCGTGGATCTGACCGCTCGGACGATCGCCGACAACAGCCGGTTCTTCCCCGACCCGGCTGAGCCGGTACCCACGCGGGCCCTCACGCAGGGGGTCGGGACGATCCTCGCGGCGCGGCGCATCGTCCTCGTCGCGACGGGCGAGCACAAGGCGGAGGCCGTCGCCCGCGCCGTCGCGGGTCCGGTGACCGCCGCCGTCCCGGCATCGTTCCTGCAGCGGCATCCCGACGTGACCTTCTTCCTCGACGAGACCGCGGCCTCCCGCCTCTCGCCGACCGTCCGCGTCCAGCCGGTGAACGCATGA
- a CDS encoding BadF/BadG/BcrA/BcrD ATPase family protein has product MPDLLPLPASGPVVGVDVGGTKTQIVASGGGTDVNVVVPSPSWRRGSLFDDVANFDRLSDAVLSAVGTPPAVTVVGAHGVDNAGQRRRAKTLLGERLPGLVDVVNDALLLAPAMRRDTAICVIAGTGSIVVGTGPDGAPITADGHGWLIADDASAPGLARGAVLAVLRAVDRDGPVALGDPLAQSLLDALGAHDTVELALRFQAAASEDAWGRLAPRVFEALGAGSPLARGVVERATAHLADLVMAVRARGARGHDVIAAGGVMTAQPALSAGLRAAVAARDGALSVTVLDTAPAFGALALAHRLAARSATKGTP; this is encoded by the coding sequence TTGCCTGATCTTCTCCCCCTCCCCGCATCCGGCCCGGTGGTCGGCGTCGACGTCGGCGGGACCAAGACGCAGATCGTCGCCTCCGGCGGTGGAACCGACGTCAACGTGGTCGTTCCCAGTCCGAGCTGGCGGCGCGGCTCGCTGTTCGACGACGTCGCGAACTTCGACCGGCTGAGCGATGCGGTGCTGTCCGCTGTCGGGACGCCTCCGGCGGTGACGGTCGTCGGCGCCCACGGGGTCGACAACGCCGGCCAGCGGCGGCGCGCGAAAACGCTTCTGGGCGAGCGGCTCCCGGGGCTCGTCGACGTCGTCAACGACGCCCTGCTGCTCGCGCCCGCCATGCGGCGCGACACCGCCATCTGCGTCATCGCCGGCACCGGTTCGATCGTCGTGGGCACCGGGCCGGACGGAGCGCCCATCACCGCAGACGGGCACGGCTGGCTCATCGCCGATGATGCGAGCGCTCCCGGCCTCGCCCGCGGCGCGGTGCTGGCCGTCCTGCGCGCCGTCGACCGCGACGGACCCGTGGCACTCGGCGACCCCCTCGCTCAGTCGTTGCTCGATGCGCTCGGCGCGCACGACACCGTCGAACTGGCGCTGCGCTTCCAGGCCGCGGCGAGCGAAGACGCCTGGGGCCGGCTGGCGCCACGGGTGTTCGAAGCTCTCGGCGCAGGATCGCCACTGGCGCGCGGTGTCGTCGAACGCGCAACGGCGCATCTCGCAGACCTCGTGATGGCGGTGCGCGCTCGCGGCGCCCGAGGCCACGATGTCATCGCCGCCGGTGGGGTGATGACGGCTCAGCCCGCGCTCTCGGCCGGGCTGCGGGCGGCCGTGGCCGCACGCGACGGGGCGCTGAGCGTCACGGTCCTCGACACGGCGCCCGCTTTCGGGGCCCTCGCCCTCGCCCACCGTCTCGCCGCCCGCTCAGCAACGAAAGGCACCCCGTGA
- a CDS encoding ROK family transcriptional regulator encodes MVGHHEIEERMTPDEAAPSRATATTRTVTLINQTAILDALRTRGPLGRVELVEATGLATATVHRLCTRLVDDGAIVVERDLGGAIGRPTHRYRYAGETRSVIALDVTDTCARGALIDLNGDVRHTEERSLIGADGALDPASRLDGTLRLVDDLRTAAALRGIPAYGVGVAVPGVVAPTGHVGDSVELGWVDVPLRDLIAERTGLPTVVENDANAVAVGEWSHGAGRGSANLATFVLGVGLGAGIVADGRLLRGARAAAGEIGHLIADRSGFTRAPAAGGDLESRILELGASRSPLARRESTLGILDEYADGSDAARGPATELLDYIAMSVAALAVVLDCGEVILTGALPERAGVLVDEIDRRLTGRIPAPPRILIGELGERAAVVGIGQLAIDRVNGALYLA; translated from the coding sequence ATGGTCGGACACCATGAGATCGAGGAACGCATGACGCCGGATGAGGCAGCCCCGAGCCGGGCGACGGCCACGACGCGCACCGTGACGCTGATCAATCAGACCGCGATCCTCGATGCGCTGCGCACCCGCGGCCCGCTGGGCCGCGTCGAGCTCGTCGAGGCCACCGGCCTCGCCACCGCGACCGTCCACCGGCTCTGCACGCGCTTGGTCGACGACGGCGCCATCGTGGTCGAGCGCGACCTCGGCGGCGCGATCGGTCGACCGACCCACCGCTACCGGTACGCCGGCGAGACCCGCAGCGTCATCGCCCTCGACGTGACCGACACCTGCGCCCGCGGTGCGCTCATCGACTTGAACGGCGATGTGCGCCACACCGAAGAGCGATCGCTCATCGGTGCGGACGGGGCCCTCGATCCCGCGTCGCGCCTGGACGGCACGCTCCGACTCGTCGACGACCTCCGCACGGCGGCCGCGCTGCGCGGCATCCCGGCCTACGGGGTCGGCGTGGCCGTCCCCGGCGTCGTCGCCCCCACCGGCCACGTCGGCGACTCCGTCGAACTCGGCTGGGTCGACGTGCCGCTGCGTGACCTCATCGCCGAGCGGACCGGCCTGCCCACCGTCGTCGAGAACGACGCCAACGCCGTCGCGGTCGGGGAATGGTCGCACGGAGCCGGGCGCGGAAGCGCGAACCTGGCCACCTTCGTGCTCGGTGTCGGGCTCGGCGCGGGTATCGTCGCCGACGGCCGGCTGCTCCGCGGCGCACGGGCCGCCGCGGGCGAGATCGGACACCTGATCGCCGATCGATCCGGTTTCACCCGCGCCCCCGCGGCCGGCGGCGACCTCGAGAGCCGCATCCTCGAACTCGGGGCGTCCCGTTCCCCGCTGGCCCGCCGGGAATCGACCCTCGGCATCCTCGACGAGTACGCCGACGGCTCCGACGCCGCGCGGGGGCCGGCCACCGAGCTCCTGGACTACATCGCGATGTCGGTGGCAGCTCTGGCGGTGGTCCTCGACTGCGGCGAGGTCATCCTCACCGGCGCCCTGCCCGAACGCGCCGGCGTGCTCGTCGACGAGATCGACCGGCGGCTCACGGGGCGCATCCCCGCGCCGCCGCGCATCCTCATCGGCGAGCTCGGCGAGCGCGCCGCCGTCGTGGGGATCGGGCAGCTCGCGATCGATCGCGTGAACGGAGCGCTCTACCTTGCCTGA
- a CDS encoding aldo/keto reductase, with amino-acid sequence MTPDVRSRPDLLSAMGRWGLGTGPLGNLFAAIDDDRARRIVDASWDRGVRMFDTAPHYGLGLAERRLGDALRDRPREQYVVSTKVGRLLVPNPGGAAQRDPGGFVVPANLARRWDFSARGVRESWERSLERLGLDAVDILYLHDPDDQLDVAVNEALPALVELREAGHVSAIGIGTTNAAAATRVVETGLADVVMIAGRYTLLDRTASERLLPAALEHGVAVVAAGVYNSGILATRRPGPTSFYDYAPASDEIIARATRLADVCAAHGVELSRAARVFALRHPAVVSVVLGIGDPSQVPGSFDDDEPLPDALWADLDAESRRDRTGGGA; translated from the coding sequence ATGACACCCGATGTGCGATCGAGGCCCGACCTCCTCTCGGCGATGGGGAGATGGGGGCTCGGCACCGGCCCGCTCGGCAACCTCTTCGCTGCGATCGATGACGACCGCGCTCGCCGGATCGTCGACGCGAGCTGGGACCGCGGCGTGCGCATGTTCGACACCGCTCCGCACTACGGCCTCGGGCTGGCGGAGCGCAGATTGGGCGACGCGCTGCGCGACCGACCGCGCGAGCAGTACGTCGTCTCGACGAAGGTGGGCCGCCTGCTCGTCCCGAATCCCGGTGGTGCCGCCCAGCGCGACCCCGGCGGGTTCGTCGTGCCCGCGAACCTCGCCCGCCGGTGGGACTTCTCCGCTCGTGGCGTGCGCGAGTCGTGGGAGCGATCGCTCGAGCGCCTGGGGCTCGATGCGGTCGACATCCTCTACCTTCACGATCCCGACGACCAGCTCGACGTCGCCGTGAACGAGGCGCTCCCCGCCCTCGTCGAGCTGCGCGAGGCCGGTCATGTCTCCGCGATCGGCATCGGGACGACGAATGCCGCTGCAGCGACGCGGGTCGTCGAGACGGGACTGGCGGATGTGGTGATGATCGCGGGCCGCTACACCCTCCTCGACCGCACGGCATCGGAGCGGCTCCTGCCCGCGGCGCTCGAGCACGGCGTCGCCGTCGTCGCCGCCGGCGTCTACAACTCCGGCATTCTGGCGACCCGGCGCCCCGGGCCGACGAGCTTCTACGATTACGCCCCCGCATCGGACGAGATCATCGCGCGCGCCACGCGACTGGCGGACGTCTGCGCCGCCCACGGCGTCGAGCTGTCCCGCGCGGCGCGGGTGTTCGCGCTGCGGCATCCCGCCGTCGTCTCCGTGGTCCTCGGCATCGGCGACCCCTCCCAGGTGCCGGGGTCGTTCGACGACGACGAGCCGCTGCCCGACGCGCTGTGGGCCGATCTCGACGCCGAGTCGCGCCGTGACCGGACCGGAGGCGGTGCGTGA